A genomic stretch from Pectinophora gossypiella chromosome 13, ilPecGoss1.1, whole genome shotgun sequence includes:
- the LOC126371763 gene encoding uncharacterized protein LOC126371763, translating into MPEEDIGDLSDVVDAINKLCDTMKTSTYDEPYDDCQDDTLSMTSTLTSQYDSSYETASVTRTLQHECSQEPPPVPVRRAFQREPDETAAVTQSEVMDVAEAEEVETQSDYRDIELVSPEEGVAQTAVPGAERWSDATSVSLPGQVEDAEAVTSDTDPGNAQCEPVSEMYYTASSEVSLLSDTELPDNKVQNEDEDREKDDRKNVIAGHVAAMRERFESMTRTNTPCPDLIRSLSPSLEVFRNTSPSPDHLA; encoded by the coding sequence ATGCCCGAAGAGGACATAGGCGACCTAAGCGACGTCGTCGACGCGATCAACAAGTTATGCGACACGATGAAGACTTCGACTTACGACGAGCCGTATGACGACTGTCAGGACGATACTCTGAGTATGACGAGTACGTTGACCTCGCAGTATGACAGCTCGTACGAGACCGCGTCCGTGACCCGCACGCTGCAGCACGAGTGCTCACAGGAGCCGCCGCCGGTGCCGGTGAGGCGAGCCTTTCAACGGGAACCCGACGAGACTGCGGCCGTGACGCAGTCGGAGGTCATGGACGTCGCCGAAGCTGAAGAGGTAGAAACCCAGAGTGACTACAGAGACATAGAGCTGGTGAGTCCTGAAGAGGGCGTCGCTCAGACGGCGGTGCCCGGTGCGGAGAGATGGAGCGACGCCACGTCCGTGTCGCTGCCGGGCCAGGTGGAGGACGCCGAGGCAGTCACGTCCGACACCGACCCGGGCAACGCGCAGTGCGAGCCCGTCAGCGAAATGTACTACACGGCGTCATCCGAAGTATCCCTCCTTTCTGATACGGAGCTACCCGATAATAAAGTCCAGAATGAAGATGAGGACAGAGAGAAGGATGATAGGAAGAATGTGATAGCGGGCCACGTGGCCGCGATGAGGGAACGGTTCGAGAGCATGACGAGAACAAATACGCCTTGCCCGGACCTGATCCGGTCGCTGTCTCCCTCGCTAGAGGTGTTTAGGAACACCTCCCCTTCCCCTGATCACTTAGCGTGA
- the LOC126371745 gene encoding BUB3-interacting and GLEBS motif-containing protein ZNF207 isoform X3, which translates to MGRKKKKASKPWCWYCNREFDDEKILIQHQKAKHFKCHICHKKLYTGPGLSIHCMQVHKEAIDKVPNSLPNRSNIEIEIYGMEGIPPEDVREHEKQKSGGGKGSDSEDDEPAAKKKATPALLGPGPSTVTPGILPTPMGAVPPGMYPGPMPMNPMMPPFMQHRMMMPGMRPLFPAASVPTSTPSKPTFPAYSNATISAPPTTSTAAGSSDPKENGDCKPPAANTCPLVTATGAGSKIIHPPEDVSLEEIRARSAKYRPKPKPDAPAVQAPPTPTMIAPSTSQAEVAAHMSAAVAAARQQALRRPLLQPTLQPAMHSMLMPPVRVGVPVSVPPVMGMLPVMPQFNLMRPLQPGMLLPGGMMPMGAMFPGGPMSVMQPRYR; encoded by the exons ATGGgcaggaagaagaagaaggcctCCAAACCATGGTGCTG GTATTGCAATCGGGAGTTCGACGACGAAAAGATTCTCATACAGCATCAGAAAGCGAAGCATTTCAAATGTCACATATGTCACAAGAAGCTGTACACGGGGCCTGGACTGTCAATACACTGTATGCAG GTTCACAAAGAAGCCATAGACAAAGTACCGAATTCGTTACCAAATAGGTCAAATATTGAAATAGAAATATATGGTATGGAAGGTATTCCACCAGAAGATGTGAGGGAGCATGAGAAGCAGAAATCAG gtGGAGGCAAGGGTTCAGACAGCGAGGATGATGAACCTGCAGCAAAGAAAAAAGCCACTCCGGCATTG CTGGGTCCTGGTCCATCGACAGTAACTCCAGGGATACTACCAACTCCAATGGGCGCCGTTCCCCCTGGAATGTATCCAGGGCCCATGCCTATGAACCCTATGATGCCTCCATTTATGCAACATAG GATGATGATGCCTGGTATGCGGCCTTTGTTCCCAGCGGCGAGTGTTCCTACGTCGACGCCAAGCAAACCTACCTTCCCTGCATATAG CAATGCAACAATAAGCGCGCCACCGACGACTTCGACCGCGGCTGGTAGCTCAGACCCTAAGGAGAACGGAGACTGCAAGCCTCCTGCGGCGAACACGTGTCCACTGGTCACCGCGACGGGCGCTGGCTCCAAGATAATACACCCTCCTGAAGACGTGTCCTTAGAGGAGATCAGAGCGAGGAGCGCCAAGTACAGGCCTAAGCCGAAGCCAGACGCTCCGGCGGTACAGGCGCCCCCGACTCCTACTATGATCGCGCCCTCCACCAGCCAAGCCGAG GTGGCGGCGCACATGTcagcggcggtggcggcggcgcggcAGCAGGCGCTGCGGCGGCCGCTGCTGCAGCCGACGCTGCAGCCGGCCATGCACTCCATGCTGATGCCGCCCGTGCGGGTGGGCGTGCCCGTGTCCGTGCCGCCCGTCATGGGCATGCTGCCCGTCATGCCGCAGTTCAACCTCATGCGCCCGCTGCAACCCG GCATGCTGCTGCCGGGCGGCATGATGCCGATGGGCGCCATGTTCCCGGGCGGGCCCATGTCCGTGATGCAGCCGCGCTACCGgtag
- the LOC126371745 gene encoding BUB3-interacting and GLEBS motif-containing protein ZNF207 isoform X4: MQVHKEAIDKVPNSLPNRSNIEIEIYGMEGIPPEDVREHEKQKSGGGKGSDSEDDEPAAKKKATPALLGPGPSTVTPGILPTPMGAVPPGMYPGPMPMNPMMPPFMQHRMMMPGMRPLFPAASVPTSTPSKPTFPAYSNATISAPPTTSTAAGSSDPKENGDCKPPAANTCPLVTATGAGSKIIHPPEDVSLEEIRARSAKYRPKPKPDAPAVQAPPTPTMIAPSTSQAEWSGTQQSAWCQVAAHMSAAVAAARQQALRRPLLQPTLQPAMHSMLMPPVRVGVPVSVPPVMGMLPVMPQFNLMRPLQPGMLLPGGMMPMGAMFPGGPMSVMQPRYR, translated from the exons ATGCAG GTTCACAAAGAAGCCATAGACAAAGTACCGAATTCGTTACCAAATAGGTCAAATATTGAAATAGAAATATATGGTATGGAAGGTATTCCACCAGAAGATGTGAGGGAGCATGAGAAGCAGAAATCAG gtGGAGGCAAGGGTTCAGACAGCGAGGATGATGAACCTGCAGCAAAGAAAAAAGCCACTCCGGCATTG CTGGGTCCTGGTCCATCGACAGTAACTCCAGGGATACTACCAACTCCAATGGGCGCCGTTCCCCCTGGAATGTATCCAGGGCCCATGCCTATGAACCCTATGATGCCTCCATTTATGCAACATAG GATGATGATGCCTGGTATGCGGCCTTTGTTCCCAGCGGCGAGTGTTCCTACGTCGACGCCAAGCAAACCTACCTTCCCTGCATATAG CAATGCAACAATAAGCGCGCCACCGACGACTTCGACCGCGGCTGGTAGCTCAGACCCTAAGGAGAACGGAGACTGCAAGCCTCCTGCGGCGAACACGTGTCCACTGGTCACCGCGACGGGCGCTGGCTCCAAGATAATACACCCTCCTGAAGACGTGTCCTTAGAGGAGATCAGAGCGAGGAGCGCCAAGTACAGGCCTAAGCCGAAGCCAGACGCTCCGGCGGTACAGGCGCCCCCGACTCCTACTATGATCGCGCCCTCCACCAGCCAAGCCGAG TGGAGTGGTACACAACAGAGCGCATGGTGTCAGGTGGCGGCGCACATGTcagcggcggtggcggcggcgcggcAGCAGGCGCTGCGGCGGCCGCTGCTGCAGCCGACGCTGCAGCCGGCCATGCACTCCATGCTGATGCCGCCCGTGCGGGTGGGCGTGCCCGTGTCCGTGCCGCCCGTCATGGGCATGCTGCCCGTCATGCCGCAGTTCAACCTCATGCGCCCGCTGCAACCCG GCATGCTGCTGCCGGGCGGCATGATGCCGATGGGCGCCATGTTCCCGGGCGGGCCCATGTCCGTGATGCAGCCGCGCTACCGgtag
- the LOC126371745 gene encoding BUB3-interacting and GLEBS motif-containing protein ZNF207 isoform X1, translating into MGRKKKKASKPWCWYCNREFDDEKILIQHQKAKHFKCHICHKKLYTGPGLSIHCMQVHKEAIDKVPNSLPNRSNIEIEIYGMEGIPPEDVREHEKQKSGGGKGSDSEDDEPAAKKKATPALLGPGPSTVTPGILPTPMGAVPPGMYPGPMPMNPMMPPFMQHRMMMPGMRPLFPAASVPTSTPSKPTFPAYSNATISAPPTTSTAAGSSDPKENGDCKPPAANTCPLVTATGAGSKIIHPPEDVSLEEIRARSAKYRPKPKPDAPAVQAPPTPTMIAPSTSQAEWSGTQQSAWCQVAAHMSAAVAAARQQALRRPLLQPTLQPAMHSMLMPPVRVGVPVSVPPVMGMLPVMPQFNLMRPLQPGMLLPGGMMPMGAMFPGGPMSVMQPRYR; encoded by the exons ATGGgcaggaagaagaagaaggcctCCAAACCATGGTGCTG GTATTGCAATCGGGAGTTCGACGACGAAAAGATTCTCATACAGCATCAGAAAGCGAAGCATTTCAAATGTCACATATGTCACAAGAAGCTGTACACGGGGCCTGGACTGTCAATACACTGTATGCAG GTTCACAAAGAAGCCATAGACAAAGTACCGAATTCGTTACCAAATAGGTCAAATATTGAAATAGAAATATATGGTATGGAAGGTATTCCACCAGAAGATGTGAGGGAGCATGAGAAGCAGAAATCAG gtGGAGGCAAGGGTTCAGACAGCGAGGATGATGAACCTGCAGCAAAGAAAAAAGCCACTCCGGCATTG CTGGGTCCTGGTCCATCGACAGTAACTCCAGGGATACTACCAACTCCAATGGGCGCCGTTCCCCCTGGAATGTATCCAGGGCCCATGCCTATGAACCCTATGATGCCTCCATTTATGCAACATAG GATGATGATGCCTGGTATGCGGCCTTTGTTCCCAGCGGCGAGTGTTCCTACGTCGACGCCAAGCAAACCTACCTTCCCTGCATATAG CAATGCAACAATAAGCGCGCCACCGACGACTTCGACCGCGGCTGGTAGCTCAGACCCTAAGGAGAACGGAGACTGCAAGCCTCCTGCGGCGAACACGTGTCCACTGGTCACCGCGACGGGCGCTGGCTCCAAGATAATACACCCTCCTGAAGACGTGTCCTTAGAGGAGATCAGAGCGAGGAGCGCCAAGTACAGGCCTAAGCCGAAGCCAGACGCTCCGGCGGTACAGGCGCCCCCGACTCCTACTATGATCGCGCCCTCCACCAGCCAAGCCGAG TGGAGTGGTACACAACAGAGCGCATGGTGTCAGGTGGCGGCGCACATGTcagcggcggtggcggcggcgcggcAGCAGGCGCTGCGGCGGCCGCTGCTGCAGCCGACGCTGCAGCCGGCCATGCACTCCATGCTGATGCCGCCCGTGCGGGTGGGCGTGCCCGTGTCCGTGCCGCCCGTCATGGGCATGCTGCCCGTCATGCCGCAGTTCAACCTCATGCGCCCGCTGCAACCCG GCATGCTGCTGCCGGGCGGCATGATGCCGATGGGCGCCATGTTCCCGGGCGGGCCCATGTCCGTGATGCAGCCGCGCTACCGgtag
- the LOC126371745 gene encoding BUB3-interacting and GLEBS motif-containing protein ZNF207 isoform X2 produces the protein MGRKKKKASKPWCWYCNREFDDEKILIQHQKAKHFKCHICHKKLYTGPGLSIHCMQVHKEAIDKVPNSLPNRSNIEIEIYGMEGIPPEDVREHEKQKSGGGKGSDSEDDEPAAKKKATPALLGPGPSTVTPGILPTPMGAVPPGMYPGPMPMNPMMPPFMQHRMMMPGMRPLFPAASVPTSTPSKPTFPAYSNATISAPPTTSTAAGSSDPKENGDCKPPAANTCPLVTATGAGSKIIHPPEDVSLEEIRARSAKYRPKPKPDAPAVQAPPTPTMIAPSTSQAESAWCQVAAHMSAAVAAARQQALRRPLLQPTLQPAMHSMLMPPVRVGVPVSVPPVMGMLPVMPQFNLMRPLQPGMLLPGGMMPMGAMFPGGPMSVMQPRYR, from the exons ATGGgcaggaagaagaagaaggcctCCAAACCATGGTGCTG GTATTGCAATCGGGAGTTCGACGACGAAAAGATTCTCATACAGCATCAGAAAGCGAAGCATTTCAAATGTCACATATGTCACAAGAAGCTGTACACGGGGCCTGGACTGTCAATACACTGTATGCAG GTTCACAAAGAAGCCATAGACAAAGTACCGAATTCGTTACCAAATAGGTCAAATATTGAAATAGAAATATATGGTATGGAAGGTATTCCACCAGAAGATGTGAGGGAGCATGAGAAGCAGAAATCAG gtGGAGGCAAGGGTTCAGACAGCGAGGATGATGAACCTGCAGCAAAGAAAAAAGCCACTCCGGCATTG CTGGGTCCTGGTCCATCGACAGTAACTCCAGGGATACTACCAACTCCAATGGGCGCCGTTCCCCCTGGAATGTATCCAGGGCCCATGCCTATGAACCCTATGATGCCTCCATTTATGCAACATAG GATGATGATGCCTGGTATGCGGCCTTTGTTCCCAGCGGCGAGTGTTCCTACGTCGACGCCAAGCAAACCTACCTTCCCTGCATATAG CAATGCAACAATAAGCGCGCCACCGACGACTTCGACCGCGGCTGGTAGCTCAGACCCTAAGGAGAACGGAGACTGCAAGCCTCCTGCGGCGAACACGTGTCCACTGGTCACCGCGACGGGCGCTGGCTCCAAGATAATACACCCTCCTGAAGACGTGTCCTTAGAGGAGATCAGAGCGAGGAGCGCCAAGTACAGGCCTAAGCCGAAGCCAGACGCTCCGGCGGTACAGGCGCCCCCGACTCCTACTATGATCGCGCCCTCCACCAGCCAAGCCGAG AGCGCATGGTGTCAGGTGGCGGCGCACATGTcagcggcggtggcggcggcgcggcAGCAGGCGCTGCGGCGGCCGCTGCTGCAGCCGACGCTGCAGCCGGCCATGCACTCCATGCTGATGCCGCCCGTGCGGGTGGGCGTGCCCGTGTCCGTGCCGCCCGTCATGGGCATGCTGCCCGTCATGCCGCAGTTCAACCTCATGCGCCCGCTGCAACCCG GCATGCTGCTGCCGGGCGGCATGATGCCGATGGGCGCCATGTTCCCGGGCGGGCCCATGTCCGTGATGCAGCCGCGCTACCGgtag